The sequence below is a genomic window from Bos javanicus breed banteng chromosome 5, ARS-OSU_banteng_1.0, whole genome shotgun sequence.
tgttccttctattcctgctttctggagagtttttatcataaatgggtgttgaattttgtcaacggctttctctgcatctattgagataatcatatggtttttatttttcaatttgttaatgtggtgtattacattgattgatttgtggatattgaagaatccttgcatccctgggataaagcccacttggtcatggtgtatgatctttttaatgtgttgttggattctgattgctagaattttgtttaggatttttgcatctatgttcatcagtgatattggcctgtagttttctttttttgtgggatctttgtcaggttttggtattagggtgatggtggcctcatagaatgagtttggaagtttaccttcctctgcaattttctggaagagtttgagcaggataggtgttagctcttctctaaatttttggtagaattcagctgtgaagccgtctggacctgggcttttgtttgctggaagatttttgattacagtttcaatttccatgcttgtgatgggtctgttaaggttttctatttcttcctggtcgagttttagaaagttgtacttttctaagaatttgtccatttcttcctcgttgtccattttattggcatataattgttgataatagtctcttatgatcctttgtatttctgtgttgtctcttgtgatctctccatttttgtttctaattttattgatttgatttttctccctttgtttcttgatgagtctggctaatggtttgtcaattttatttatcctttcaaagaaccagcttttggctttgttgatttttgctatggtctcttttgtttcttttgcatttatttctgctctaatttttaagatttctttccttctactaaccctggagttcttcatttcttccttttctagttgctttaggtgtagagttaggttatttatttgacttttttcttgtttcttgaggtgtgcctgtattgctatgaactttccccttaggactgcttttactgtgtcccacaggttttgggttgttgtgttttcattttcattcgtttctatgcaaattttgatttcttttttgatttcttctgtgatttgttggttattcagcagcgtgttgttcagcctccatatgttggaatttttaatagtttttctcctgtaattgagatctaatcttactgcattatggtcagaaaagatgcttggaatgatttctatttttttgaatttaccaaggctagctttatggtggaaatagaactgccttatgatccagcaatcccactgctgggcatacacactgaggaaaccagaagggaaagagacacgtgtaccccaatgttcatcgcagcactgttcataatagccaggacatggaagcaacctagatgtccatcagcagatgaatggataagaaagctatggtacatatacacaatggagtattactcagccattaaaaagaatacatttgaatcagttctaatgaggtgggtgaaactggagcctattatacagagtgaagtaagccagaaggaaaaacaccaatacagtatactaacgcatatatatggaatttagaaagatggtaacgataaccctgtatacgagacgcAAAAGAGActctgacgtatagaacagtcttatggactctgtgggagagggagagggtgggaagatttgggagaatggcattgaaacatgtaaaatatcatgtatgaaacgagatgccagtccagattcaatgcacgatactggatgcttggggctggtgcactgggacgacccagagggatggtatggggagggaggagggaggagggttcaggatggggaacacacgtatacctgtggtggattcattttgatatttggcaaaactaatacaattatgtaaagtttaaaaataaaataaaattaattgaaagggaaaaaaataaataaatagttagtgaaaaataaaagccatttttttttatggcagtttcctttttaaaaccaAATCTACTTACTTCATGAATGTTTGGTGAAGTAAACCCTCTTCTGCCTTTGGCCATGCTCTGCTTTTGCTCTGAGACCCAGCTGCTCTGAAAGACACCATTTCTGCAATTTTCTCTTATTCCTCCTGTAATTTCTCCCTCTTTACTAGTTTATTATCAACAGTTCACAAACATTGTCAAGtaactttaataataaaacaatagcaAGTAAACTCTTAAGACATTAAAGAAAGAACAATAAAAGTGGAGAGGGAGTTGATCTAGGGTTGGGATCCCACAACCCAAGTTAATCTagggttggcttccctggtggctcagagggtaaagcatctgcctacaatgtgggagactcaggttcgattcctgagtcgggaagatcccctggagaaggaaatggcaacccactccggtactcttgcctggaaaatcccgtggatggaaaAGCCcttaggctaccgtctatggggttgaaaagagtgggacacgactgagaaacttcacttttcacattttgGGATCCCACAGATAAAATTATTACAGGTTTTGGTAAACGTAGAGACTTGAGGAAATTTATCATTTCAGAACTTACATTTTTGAGTAGGCATAAAGCTTTGTGAACGGAGAGGGTTAAAACACTTGGATATTTGTTAGACGTCAGTAAAGACTTCAcctgatttttttcttgcattCCCAAGAAAATATCGAAGGCAATGAGAAACCACAGTGTTGTCTCTGAGTTTATTCTCCTCGGGCTGTCTGCTGACCCCCAAATCCAAGCTCTGCTCTTTGTGCTGTTCTTTGTTATTTACACCCTGACCCTGATGGGGaacctgatgctgctgctggtgaTCAGGGTGGATTCCCAGCTTCACatccccatgtactttttcctggGACAGTTGTCTTTTCTGGATGTCTGCCACTCTTCTGTAACTGTACCCAAGCTATTGGAGAACCTCCTGTCTGAGAAGAAAACCATCTCAGTAGAAGGCTGCATGGCTCAGGTCTTCTTTGTGTTTGCCACTGGAGGCACAGAATCCTGCCTACTTGCTGTCATGGCCTATGATCGCTATGTTGCCATCACTTCTCCTCTGCTCTATGGCCAGGTGATGAACAGACAGCTGTGTATGGGGCTCGTGGGGGGCTCATGGGGCTTGGCTTTTCTGGATGCTCTCATCAATATCCTTGTAGCTCTCAACTTAGACTTCTGTGAGGCTCAAAATATCCACCACTTCAGCTGTGAGCTGCCCTCTCTTTACCCTTTGTCTTGCTCCAGTGTGTCTGCAAGCTTTACTGCCCTGCTCTGCTCCAGCCTCCTGCATTTCTTTGGAAATTTCCTCTTGATATTTTTCTCCTATGTTCGCATTTTGTTCACCATCCTGAGCATCAGCTCCACCAAAGGCAGAAGTAAGGCCTTCTCCACTTGTTCCTCCCACCTCACTGCAGTGATCTTCTTTTATGGCTCAGGTTTACTCCGCTATCTCATGCCAAATTCAGGATCCATTCAAGAGCTGATCTTCTCCTTGCAGTATAGTGTGGTCACTCCCATGCTGAATCCTCTCATCTACAGCCTGAAGAACAAGGAGGTGAAGGCAGCTGTGAGAAGAATGCTGAGAAGATGTTTCTAGCATTTCAAATcatagataaaaaaaaatcaaaatgatgaaGAACTTGGGTAGAATTGCAATAAATAATGCCTGGATATTTAGGAGAATTCTCTGATATAAGAATCTGCAAGAtgccatacatttttttcttgaaaatacttAAGAAAAGGTGAAGACGTTTTATGGAATGATACCAGTTTCATTCTAGTTAGAGGAAGGTGGTTGAATCAACCTTTTATCTTGCAATTCTTctcacaaaaatatttaatttattacaCACAGTATGGTAGATATTGTTATTACCTGCTTaggcattctttaccattttTCCAGTAACTAAACTCCAACTAAAGTCTCATAGAGATTGCTAATCACAGTGTCCCCAAATCTTCCCCATCTCTTCTCATTACTTGCTCATCCTTTTTGACACAGTGGCTGGTACAGGAATGAGCACATGGTCAATGCCAGATCACTCACCCTCTTAAGATATTTGaaactgtttattttattcaatctACATGTTCCAATAGAGATTACAAGTGACACATTTGTTTATCCTGCTTCAAACCATTTACCTAATACCCAACCATCTCCAGCTTTGTGGGAGCCCCTCGACAAAAGATTTCCTGGttcatacacgtgtgtgtgtgtgcatgctcagtcgcttcagtcgtgtctgactctttgcgacactatggactgtggcctgccaggctcctctgtccatgggactctccaggcaagaatactggagtgagttgctgtgccctcctccagggaatcttcccgacccagggattgatcctgcagctcctgtgtctcctgcattgaaggcgattctttgccactgagccaccgaggGAGCCCTGGCTTGTATAGACTGCTGGACAAATAGCTCTGCCCCTGAGCCCTAGTAATGCTGCAGAAAAGGCAGGATGTAAGGAAGTCAGTGGCAGAGCAAGCGCTGTATAGGGCCTGTGACAAACCCCAAGGAGAAACCAAAAGAATTTCAGCAAAAGCCCTTTGGATCATGAACACAACTAGAATGCTAGTGAGAAGACTGAGGAGAGGCATATGGATTAAAATTATCATGTCAAAAGTCAATTATTGCTTCTTTCTGAAATTactgtttagttttttaattatttacaaaCTATCAGTTATAATCCTCCCATTCACATTGTACTCCCCAGGAGCAGAGAATATAAACTCAAAAGACAGCAGTGACATCTTCTGGCATCTTCACTACTTTTTTGAGAATATTGAAAAAGTTTCAAACGTATTTATTGCATGGTAAATATGTTGGCATGTTCAAGTCATGAGCAGAGAAACAGAATATATCTAGGATGAATTCTCACCAGAGGGACCCCACTGCCAAAGTGGTTTGAAATAATTCTATGAGTAGAATAACCTATGTATGAGTGCCAGTCTCTTCCTTCCTTGTGAGTCTCATTCTGGTCTGTGGACTCACAAAAAGTGTGACTCTGGCTGCAAAGTGGTGATTATACACAGGTTCAACAAAATTTTCACCCACCAAGGTTGAT
It includes:
- the LOC133248823 gene encoding olfactory receptor 8S1-like, with product MRNHSVVSEFILLGLSADPQIQALLFVLFFVIYTLTLMGNLMLLLVIRVDSQLHIPMYFFLGQLSFLDVCHSSVTVPKLLENLLSEKKTISVEGCMAQVFFVFATGGTESCLLAVMAYDRYVAITSPLLYGQVMNRQLCMGLVGGSWGLAFLDALINILVALNLDFCEAQNIHHFSCELPSLYPLSCSSVSASFTALLCSSLLHFFGNFLLIFFSYVRILFTILSISSTKGRSKAFSTCSSHLTAVIFFYGSGLLRYLMPNSGSIQELIFSLQYSVVTPMLNPLIYSLKNKEVKAAVRRMLRRCF